The following nucleotide sequence is from Candidatus Korarchaeota archaeon NZ13-K.
TGAGGGAAAGGTGGGGGATTCCGGAGGAGCAGATAGAGGTGGAGTGACCCTAGCAGGGTTCTATAGTGCTTGGGGGCTTCGTTGTTATCGCATACGTTACCATAGACACTTGGGGAATGGCTGAGATCCTCTTGGAGAGCTCTTCCAGAGCCTCCCGATCCAGCTCGAACCAGTCGGCCGTCATGGCATCCTCGCTCTCCACCACCCTCACGG
It contains:
- a CDS encoding GMP synthase (glutamine-hydrolyzing); its protein translation is VRVVESEDAMTADWFELDREALEELSKRISAIPQVSMVTYAITTKPPSTIEPC